A genomic window from Bacillus mesophilus includes:
- a CDS encoding ArsR/SmtB family transcription factor encodes MTFRIEIDHSIVHELVGSFCFHIHPPADKFIKGLDIGTEWFTERDLQFKDRKLDKLELQKSNYPELMKLLTWLCPKSDTVNDYLNWFSSLTAGDIYLLVEPYLDEKFSLPTDLSSQHSTASTFLKDWYDRYFHKYEQSFSTSLKDDVMRQRQGLEERINKEDFIEDLTGGLVIDERLPIKVLKIFPSTHFSPYFTSYTFGDMAVTCYPPDDVQSKDLIMNQKIINIAKALSDGRRLDIIRFLSQGKKTFKEITSELGTTKGTVHHHLLFLKAARLVTLYEVGDRQSYGYYGLRKNFPTEFKNYLEEIISG; translated from the coding sequence ATGACATTTCGTATTGAAATTGATCATTCGATTGTGCATGAATTGGTCGGGAGCTTTTGTTTTCATATTCACCCACCAGCAGATAAATTTATAAAAGGCTTGGATATTGGAACCGAATGGTTTACAGAGAGGGACTTACAATTTAAAGATCGAAAACTAGATAAGCTAGAATTACAAAAATCGAATTATCCAGAGTTGATGAAGCTTTTGACCTGGCTTTGCCCCAAAAGCGATACTGTAAACGATTATCTTAACTGGTTTTCTTCACTGACAGCTGGTGACATTTATTTATTGGTTGAACCCTATTTAGACGAAAAGTTTTCACTCCCAACTGATTTGTCTTCACAACATAGCACTGCATCTACTTTTTTAAAGGATTGGTATGATCGTTATTTCCACAAGTATGAGCAATCTTTTTCAACAAGTCTTAAAGATGATGTTATGAGACAAAGACAAGGGTTAGAGGAACGAATAAATAAAGAAGACTTTATAGAGGATTTGACAGGTGGCTTAGTTATTGATGAAAGGTTACCAATCAAGGTGTTAAAGATTTTTCCTTCCACACATTTCTCGCCTTACTTCACCAGCTATACCTTTGGTGATATGGCTGTAACTTGTTATCCACCTGATGACGTTCAATCTAAAGATTTAATTATGAATCAAAAAATCATAAACATTGCTAAAGCCTTATCTGACGGTCGTAGATTAGACATTATTAGATTTCTTAGTCAGGGCAAAAAGACTTTCAAGGAAATCACTTCTGAATTAGGAACGACTAAGGGAACTGTTCATCACCATCTTCTTTTCCTTAAGGCTGCAAGGCTAGTTACGTTATATGAAGTTGGGGACCGACAAAGCTACGGTTATTATGGATTAAGAAAGAACTTCCCTACTGAATTTAAGAATTACTTGGAAGAGATTATTTCTGGTTGA